A region of Ornithodoros turicata isolate Travis chromosome 5, ASM3712646v1, whole genome shotgun sequence DNA encodes the following proteins:
- the LOC135395717 gene encoding uncharacterized protein LOC135395717, translating into MADLKTEVLTTHRQLKEKGHKLVIQWVPSHCGIVGNEEADKAAKDAHTKCTITSIPLSKPDIKVAAKNIAQEEMKKHLQGPDWINSRLKRMDGDLKHTGNKHMKRRDTAQVHRLRLGTAFTQAYKFKVNIASDPLCKTCKVPEDDVHVLLQRKKLRQPQKEA; encoded by the coding sequence ATGGCAGACCTGAAAACTGAAGTACTAACAACCCACAGACAGTTAAAGGAAAAAGGCCACAAGCTGGTGATACAGTGGGTACCGAGCCACTGTGGAATCGTCGGAAACGAGGAAGCAGACAAAGCAGCAAAAGATGCCCACACCAAGTGTACCATCACAAGCATCCCCCTCAGCAAGCCCGATATCAAAGTGGCAGCCAAGAACATAGCACAAGAAGAAATGAAGAAGCACCTACAAGGCCCAGACTGGATAAACTCACGGTTAAAGCGCATGGACGGCGACCTCAAGCACACTGGTAACAAACACATGAAAAGAAGGGATACCGCGCAAGTACACCGACTTCGCCTGGGCACAGCCTTTACCCAAGCTTACAAGTTCAAGGTCAACATCGCAAGCGACCCCCTCTGCAAGACTTGTAAGGTACCCGAGGACGATGTTCACGTGCTTCTCCAACGCAAAAAACTACGACAACCCCAGAAGGAAGCTTGA
- the LOC135394360 gene encoding arginine kinase-like isoform X1, which produces MSSSRVRVDVQSTTRVCVSPAGSSTSPPPAAYPAPIPAPIPAPPPLEYQSVECHYASPGPADIRRYSSREVRRGGRDLPYREPPRRGYSRETYDRDDSSRRRDDYDYEDDYDRRPREDRRPRKPRSRERDESPPRHRHHPKHHDARDVERSYKIYITRSQTKVPSAPSISSKSMVDQATLDKLEAGFKKLQDSKECHSLLKKYLTRDVFDRLKTRKTAMGATLLDVVQSGMENLDSGVGLYAPDAESYTLFADLFNPVIEDYHGGFKATDRHPPTDFGDVNTLHDLDPENKYVISTRVRCGRSLQGYPFNPCLTEAQYKEMEEKVRSTLSSLQGELKGTYYPLTGMDKKTQQQLIDDHFLFKEGDRFLQAANACRFWPTGRGIYHNDAKTFLVWCNEEDHLRIISMQKGGDLKTIYSRMVNAVKQIEQKLPFSRDDRLGYLTFCPTNLGTTIRASVHIKVPKLAADLKKLEGIAAKYNLQVRGTRGEHTESEGGVYDISNKRRLGLTEYQAVREMHDGILELIKMEAAA; this is translated from the exons ATGAGCTCATCACG TGTTCGGGTGGACGTGCAGTCGACGACGAGGGTCTGCGTTTCTCCCGCAGGAAG CTCGACTTCTCCCCCACCCGCTGCCTATCCCGCACCCATTCCTGCACCCATTCCTGCACCCCCTCCATTGGAATACCAGAGCGTAGAGTGCCATTACGCAAG TCCTGGGCCCGCCGATATCCGTCGCTATTCATCTCGGGAAGTACGGCGTGGTGGTCGGGACTTGCCCTATAGGGAACCTCCGCGAAGAGGCTACTCGCGGGAGACTTACGACCGAGACGATAGTTCCCGTCGAAGGGATGACTACGACTACGAAGACGACTATGACCGACGGCCTCGCGAGGACCGACGGCCTCGAAAGCCCAGGTCTCGTGAACGAGACGAGAGTCCACCACGACACAGGCACCACCCTAAGCATCACGATGCACGGGACGTCGAGAGGTCCTACAAAATTTACATAACCAG GTCTCAAACCAAAGTTCCCTCTGCACCGAGCATATCGAGCAAAAGCATGGTGGATCAGGCTACACTCGACAAGCTGGAAGCTGGCTTCAAGAAGCTTCAGGACTCCAAGGAGTGTCATTCCTTGCTGAAGAAGTACCTGACCCGTGATGTTTTCGACAGACTCAAGACCAGGAAGACTGCCATGGGGGCAACCCTACTGGACGTCGTTCAGTCTG GTATGGAGAACTTGGACAGTGGCGTGGGACTGTACGCACCGGACGCAGAGTCGTACACTCTCTTTGCTGACCTTTTCAACCCCGTGATCGAAGACTACCACGGAGGCTTCAAGGCAACCGATCGTCACCCTCCCACAGATTTCGGTGACGTGAACACTCTGCACGACCTCGACCCTGAGAACAAGTACGTAATTTCCACTCGAGTGCGATGCGGTCGCTCCCTCCAGGGCTATCCGTTCAATCCTTGCCTAACTGAAGCTCAGTACAAGGAAATGGAAGAGAAGGTTCGGAGTACACTCAGCTCACTACAAGGAGAGCTCAAGGGAACTTACTACCCTCTCACGGGCATGGACAAGAAAACTCAGCAGCAGCTGATTGACGACCACTTCCTCTTCAAGGAGGGAGATCGTTTCCTGCAGGCTGCTAATGCCTGCCGTTTCTGGCCTACGGGTAGAGGAATCTACCACAACGACGCTAAGACTTTTCTGGTCTGGTGCAACGAGGAAGACCATTTGCGCATTATTTCCATGCAGAAGGGCGGCGACCTCAAGACTATCTACTCTCGCATGGTGAACGCAGTGAAGCAGATCGAACAGAAGTTGCCTTTCTCCCGGGATGACCGTTTGGGTTACCTTACTTTCTGCCCTACAAACCTGGGAACCACAATCCGCGCTAGCGTCCACATCAAAGTCCCTAAGCTGGCTGCTGACCTCAAGAAACTTGAAGGAATTGCAGCCAAGTACAACCTCCAAGTGCGAG GCACCCGAGGTGAGCACACTGAGAGTGAAGGCGGAGTTTACGATATCTCGAACAAGCGTCGTCTGGGACTCACTGAGTACCAGGCGGTACGTGAAATGCACGATGGTATCTTGGAGCTCATCAAGATGGAGGCAGCTGCCTAA
- the LOC135394360 gene encoding arginine kinase-like isoform X2 gives MVPITVLYFFWLLCSVAGQWIGCEEEETVCPARTQSSPQPSPCARVQAFCHEIRSQTKVPSAPSISSKSMVDQATLDKLEAGFKKLQDSKECHSLLKKYLTRDVFDRLKTRKTAMGATLLDVVQSGMENLDSGVGLYAPDAESYTLFADLFNPVIEDYHGGFKATDRHPPTDFGDVNTLHDLDPENKYVISTRVRCGRSLQGYPFNPCLTEAQYKEMEEKVRSTLSSLQGELKGTYYPLTGMDKKTQQQLIDDHFLFKEGDRFLQAANACRFWPTGRGIYHNDAKTFLVWCNEEDHLRIISMQKGGDLKTIYSRMVNAVKQIEQKLPFSRDDRLGYLTFCPTNLGTTIRASVHIKVPKLAADLKKLEGIAAKYNLQVRGTRGEHTESEGGVYDISNKRRLGLTEYQAVREMHDGILELIKMEAAA, from the exons ATGGTGCCCATTACTGTCCTGTACTTTTTCTGGTTGTTGTGTAGTGTGGCTGGACAATGGATAGGATGCGAGGAAGAAGAAACTGTGTGTCCGGCTCGAACCCAGAGCAGCCCGCAGCCTTCCCCGTGCGCCCGTGTTCAAGCTTTCTGTCACGAAATACG GTCTCAAACCAAAGTTCCCTCTGCACCGAGCATATCGAGCAAAAGCATGGTGGATCAGGCTACACTCGACAAGCTGGAAGCTGGCTTCAAGAAGCTTCAGGACTCCAAGGAGTGTCATTCCTTGCTGAAGAAGTACCTGACCCGTGATGTTTTCGACAGACTCAAGACCAGGAAGACTGCCATGGGGGCAACCCTACTGGACGTCGTTCAGTCTG GTATGGAGAACTTGGACAGTGGCGTGGGACTGTACGCACCGGACGCAGAGTCGTACACTCTCTTTGCTGACCTTTTCAACCCCGTGATCGAAGACTACCACGGAGGCTTCAAGGCAACCGATCGTCACCCTCCCACAGATTTCGGTGACGTGAACACTCTGCACGACCTCGACCCTGAGAACAAGTACGTAATTTCCACTCGAGTGCGATGCGGTCGCTCCCTCCAGGGCTATCCGTTCAATCCTTGCCTAACTGAAGCTCAGTACAAGGAAATGGAAGAGAAGGTTCGGAGTACACTCAGCTCACTACAAGGAGAGCTCAAGGGAACTTACTACCCTCTCACGGGCATGGACAAGAAAACTCAGCAGCAGCTGATTGACGACCACTTCCTCTTCAAGGAGGGAGATCGTTTCCTGCAGGCTGCTAATGCCTGCCGTTTCTGGCCTACGGGTAGAGGAATCTACCACAACGACGCTAAGACTTTTCTGGTCTGGTGCAACGAGGAAGACCATTTGCGCATTATTTCCATGCAGAAGGGCGGCGACCTCAAGACTATCTACTCTCGCATGGTGAACGCAGTGAAGCAGATCGAACAGAAGTTGCCTTTCTCCCGGGATGACCGTTTGGGTTACCTTACTTTCTGCCCTACAAACCTGGGAACCACAATCCGCGCTAGCGTCCACATCAAAGTCCCTAAGCTGGCTGCTGACCTCAAGAAACTTGAAGGAATTGCAGCCAAGTACAACCTCCAAGTGCGAG GCACCCGAGGTGAGCACACTGAGAGTGAAGGCGGAGTTTACGATATCTCGAACAAGCGTCGTCTGGGACTCACTGAGTACCAGGCGGTACGTGAAATGCACGATGGTATCTTGGAGCTCATCAAGATGGAGGCAGCTGCCTAA